Proteins co-encoded in one Ruegeria pomeroyi DSS-3 genomic window:
- a CDS encoding COQ9 family protein has translation MSPTYEEARNHLLDAALTHVAFDGWTEETFRAAAAETGLDMDFARAICPRGAVDLALTYHARGDAAMVERLAAAELSELRFRDRIAAAVRFRLEAVEDKEAVRRGVTLFALPAHAGEGAKAIWQTCDVIWSALGDSSEDVNWYTKRATLSAVYSATVLYWLGDETPGHEATWEFLDRRIDNVMQFEKFKADVQKNPLLKPLLAGPNWLFAQMRAPRDKGDLPGSLG, from the coding sequence ATGTCCCCGACCTATGAAGAGGCCCGAAATCACCTGCTGGATGCGGCGCTGACCCATGTCGCCTTCGATGGCTGGACCGAGGAGACCTTTCGTGCCGCGGCTGCCGAGACTGGTCTGGACATGGATTTCGCCCGCGCCATCTGTCCGCGCGGGGCGGTCGATCTGGCGCTGACCTATCATGCGCGCGGCGACGCGGCGATGGTGGAGCGGCTGGCTGCCGCCGAGCTGTCGGAGCTGCGCTTTCGCGACCGAATCGCCGCGGCGGTGCGGTTCCGGCTGGAAGCGGTCGAGGACAAGGAGGCGGTGCGCCGTGGGGTGACGCTGTTTGCCCTGCCGGCTCATGCGGGCGAGGGGGCAAAAGCGATCTGGCAGACCTGCGACGTGATCTGGTCTGCGCTGGGCGATAGCTCGGAGGACGTGAACTGGTACACCAAGCGGGCGACGCTGTCGGCGGTCTATTCGGCAACCGTGCTCTATTGGCTGGGGGACGAGACCCCCGGGCACGAGGCGACCTGGGAATTCCTAGATCGGCGCATCGACAACGTGATGCAGTTCGAGAAGTTCAAGGCGGATGTGCAGAAGAACCCGCTGCTGAAACCTTTGCTGGCGGGCCCCAACTGGCTGTTCGCCCAGATGCGGGCGCCCCGGGATAAGGGCGATCTGCCCGGCTCGCTGGGCTGA
- a CDS encoding DMT family transporter — translation MTAADPNLSAGADQPEGATTLTGILFLLLATTIFPIQDVIIKSLSSEFAVHQIVFWRSVFALPIAAAMALYEGSLWPWKIGSWPLQLTRAVAAFSSYLVYYMALAAIGLAETAAITFSTPIFVTLLAAVFLGEKIGLWRWLAVFLGMAGVLVIVQPGASVFEPAALLALAAALFYAISIIATRRLGNRTNGGTMTLVTLLVYIVGGTVLGLVFSGLETASPHPSLAFLYRDWIAPAPMDWLALAALGVTSGIGFFALSQAYRMAEASVVTPFEYTYLPWAVLWGYLVFGVLPVMSTWIGLTLIVGSGLLILFRETMRGRRIVRRRGLGVMRQR, via the coding sequence ATGACCGCTGCCGATCCGAATCTCTCCGCCGGGGCGGATCAGCCCGAGGGCGCGACCACGCTGACCGGCATCCTGTTCCTGCTGCTCGCGACCACCATCTTTCCGATTCAGGATGTGATCATCAAAAGCCTGAGCAGCGAATTCGCGGTGCATCAGATCGTGTTCTGGCGCTCGGTCTTCGCCCTTCCGATCGCTGCTGCGATGGCGCTATACGAAGGCTCGCTCTGGCCGTGGAAGATCGGCTCGTGGCCATTGCAGTTGACACGTGCGGTGGCGGCCTTCTCGTCCTATCTGGTCTATTACATGGCGCTGGCCGCCATCGGGCTGGCCGAAACCGCCGCCATCACCTTCTCCACCCCGATTTTCGTCACCCTGCTGGCGGCGGTATTTCTGGGCGAGAAGATCGGCCTCTGGCGCTGGCTGGCGGTGTTTCTCGGCATGGCCGGGGTGCTGGTGATCGTCCAGCCGGGCGCGTCGGTGTTCGAACCGGCGGCGCTGCTGGCACTGGCGGCGGCGCTGTTCTACGCGATCTCGATCATCGCCACGCGGCGACTGGGCAACCGCACCAATGGCGGCACCATGACGCTGGTGACCTTGCTGGTCTACATCGTCGGAGGCACTGTGCTGGGACTGGTGTTCTCGGGGCTCGAAACCGCCTCGCCGCACCCGAGTCTTGCGTTTCTCTATCGCGACTGGATCGCGCCCGCGCCGATGGACTGGCTGGCGCTGGCGGCGCTGGGGGTGACCTCGGGCATCGGCTTCTTCGCGCTCAGCCAGGCCTATCGCATGGCCGAGGCCAGCGTGGTGACTCCGTTCGAATACACCTATCTGCCCTGGGCGGTGCTATGGGGTTATCTGGTGTTCGGGGTGCTGCCGGTGATGTCCACCTGGATCGGGCTGACGCTGATCGTCGGCTCGGGCCTGTTGATCCTGTTCCGCGAGACCATGCGCGGCCGCCGAATCGTCCGCCGCCGCGGTCTGGGTGTCATGCGGCAGAGATAG
- a CDS encoding CAP domain-containing protein, which yields MLELINNERTSRGLNPVTLELKLNDASEDHSKWMLERDVFSHTGVNGSSPGDRIEKTGFKFEGNSIWAENIAWQSERGAPGLSDDVKNLHESLMNSPGHRANILNPDVTLVGIGIERGNFEGYDAVMVTQNFARTAAEVELDTGAPTPEPEPKPEPEPKPEPEPKPEPEPKPEPEPKPEPEPKPEPEPKPEPEPKPEPEPKPEPEPKPEPEPKPEPEPKPEPEPKPEPEPKPEPEPKPEPEPKPEPEPKPEPEPKPEPEPENACEGSDGSDLIFTDDTGGAAHGKGGNDIMIGGRGMDIFWGDGGQDILIGGRGMDKLSGGDGDDVLLGGRGKDMLDGGAGNDLLIGGRGKDALDGGEGDDHMLGGAGADTFHFSTGKDVVFDFGVRGQADLVDLGKADGIADFDDLKANHLSEVDGDAVITDAAGNSLTLLGVQMDMLDAQDFLF from the coding sequence ATGCTGGAGCTTATCAATAACGAGCGGACCTCGCGGGGGCTGAACCCGGTCACGCTCGAACTCAAGCTCAACGATGCCTCCGAGGATCACAGCAAGTGGATGCTGGAACGCGATGTGTTCTCGCATACCGGCGTCAATGGCAGTTCGCCGGGAGACCGGATCGAAAAGACCGGGTTCAAGTTCGAGGGCAACTCGATCTGGGCCGAGAACATCGCCTGGCAAAGCGAGCGCGGCGCGCCCGGCCTGTCGGACGATGTGAAGAACCTGCATGAATCGCTGATGAACAGCCCAGGTCACAGGGCCAATATCCTCAATCCCGATGTGACCCTGGTGGGGATCGGCATCGAGCGCGGTAATTTCGAAGGCTATGACGCCGTGATGGTGACCCAGAACTTTGCCCGCACCGCCGCCGAGGTGGAACTGGATACCGGTGCGCCGACGCCCGAACCCGAGCCGAAGCCTGAACCCGAGCCGAAGCCTGAACCCGAGCCGAAACCCGAACCAGAGCCGAAGCCCGAACCCGAGCCGAAGCCCGAACCCGAGCCGAAGCCCGAACCCGAGCCGAAGCCCGAACCCGAGCCGAAGCCCGAACCCGAGCCGAAACCCGAACCCGAGCCGAAGCCCGAACCCGAACCGAAGCCCGAACCCGAGCCGAAGCCCGAACCCGAGCCGAAGCCCGAACCCGAGCCGAAACCCGAACCCGAGCCGAAACCCGAACCCGAGCCGAAGCCCGAACCCGAGCCGAAACCCGAACCCGAGCCGAAACCCGAACCAGAGCCGGAAAATGCCTGCGAAGGCAGCGACGGATCTGATCTGATCTTTACGGACGATACCGGTGGCGCGGCACATGGCAAAGGTGGCAACGACATCATGATTGGTGGCCGTGGCATGGACATCTTCTGGGGCGACGGTGGTCAGGACATCCTGATCGGCGGCCGTGGCATGGACAAGCTTTCGGGCGGTGACGGCGACGACGTGCTGCTTGGCGGCCGCGGCAAGGATATGCTCGACGGTGGCGCCGGAAACGACCTCCTCATCGGTGGTCGGGGCAAGGATGCGCTTGATGGCGGCGAGGGCGACGACCACATGCTGGGCGGCGCCGGGGCGGACACGTTCCACTTCTCGACCGGCAAGGATGTCGTCTTTGACTTCGGCGTACGCGGCCAGGCCGACCTTGTCGATCTCGGCAAGGCCGATGGCATCGCCGATTTCGATGATCTCAAGGCCAACCACC
- a CDS encoding Lrp/AsnC family transcriptional regulator — MDQLDRQIVAALQHNARESTTKIAARLGVARTTVHERITRMESRGVIAGYSVVLREPQDESKVQVVVLLEVQQKETTRIVKRLEAYPEIKLCLSINGEYDLLLSAEAPRIEDLDILVDEVGAIPGILRTNTFVVFGRRIDRT; from the coding sequence ATGGATCAGCTTGACCGTCAGATCGTCGCGGCGCTGCAACACAATGCGCGCGAGTCGACCACCAAGATCGCCGCGCGCCTGGGCGTGGCCCGCACCACCGTGCATGAACGCATCACCCGGATGGAGTCGCGCGGCGTGATCGCGGGCTATTCCGTGGTGCTGCGCGAGCCGCAGGATGAGAGCAAGGTTCAGGTCGTCGTGCTGCTGGAAGTGCAGCAGAAAGAGACCACGCGCATCGTCAAGCGGCTCGAAGCCTATCCCGAGATCAAGCTCTGCCTGTCGATCAACGGCGAATACGACCTGCTGCTGTCGGCCGAGGCGCCCCGGATCGAGGATCTGGATATTCTGGTCGACGAAGTTGGGGCTATTCCCGGCATCCTGCGCACCAATACATTTGTGGTGTTCGGGCGCCGGATCGACCGAACCTGA
- a CDS encoding quinone oxidoreductase family protein: protein MSETARTVVIEGFGGPEVLQLRDLPVGEPGPGELRIRHQACGLNFIDVYQRTGLYPLALPHALGMEAAGIVEAVGEGVTHLKPGDRAAYAATPPGAYAQARVMPAAQVCPLPDEISFDQAAAMMLKGLTVDYLFHRTTPLSRGDTVLFHAAAGGVGLIACQWAKAEGITLIGTAGSDEKCALAKAHGATHVINYRTENFTDRVRELTDGKGVDVVMDSIGADTFEGSLDCLKPLGMMISFGNASGPVPPVNIGMLGQKGSLKLTRPTLFTHISDHAACQAMARRLFGKVTGGEVKIRIDQRFPLDQVADAHRALEARQTTGSTILEL, encoded by the coding sequence ATGAGCGAGACTGCAAGAACCGTGGTGATCGAGGGGTTTGGCGGCCCCGAAGTGCTGCAACTGCGCGATCTGCCGGTGGGCGAGCCGGGGCCTGGAGAGCTGCGCATCCGGCATCAGGCCTGCGGGCTGAACTTCATCGACGTCTATCAGCGGACCGGGCTCTATCCCCTGGCGCTGCCTCACGCGCTGGGGATGGAGGCGGCCGGCATCGTCGAGGCGGTGGGCGAGGGGGTCACCCATCTGAAACCGGGCGACCGGGCCGCTTATGCCGCCACCCCTCCGGGTGCCTATGCCCAAGCGCGCGTCATGCCCGCAGCACAGGTCTGCCCGCTGCCTGACGAGATCTCCTTTGATCAGGCGGCCGCGATGATGCTCAAGGGGTTGACGGTCGATTACCTGTTCCATCGCACCACGCCTTTGTCACGGGGCGATACCGTGCTGTTCCATGCGGCGGCGGGCGGGGTTGGCCTGATCGCCTGCCAATGGGCCAAAGCCGAGGGGATCACGCTGATCGGCACCGCCGGCAGCGACGAGAAATGCGCGCTGGCCAAGGCGCATGGCGCCACCCATGTCATCAATTACCGGACCGAGAATTTCACTGATCGGGTGCGCGAGCTGACAGATGGCAAGGGCGTCGACGTGGTGATGGATTCGATCGGGGCAGACACGTTCGAAGGCTCGCTCGACTGCCTGAAACCGCTGGGCATGATGATTTCCTTCGGCAATGCCTCGGGGCCGGTGCCGCCGGTCAATATCGGCATGCTCGGGCAAAAGGGCAGTCTGAAACTCACCCGCCCGACCCTGTTCACCCATATTTCCGATCATGCCGCCTGTCAGGCGATGGCGCGGCGGCTGTTTGGCAAGGTGACCGGGGGTGAGGTCAAGATTCGCATCGACCAGCGTTTCCCGCTCGATCAAGTGGCCGATGCCCATCGCGCGCTTGAGGCGCGCCAGACCACCGGCAGCACCATTCTGGAACTGTAG
- a CDS encoding NAD(P)H-quinone oxidoreductase: MSQQMRAVEISRPGGPEVLQLTQRPRPEPGHGQVLIKVAYAGVNRPDALQRAGAYDPPPGASDLPGLECSGEVVAVGPGAEDVAVGDKVCALLPGGGYADYVVTPAAHCLPVPQGMALREAACLPETFFTVWSNVFTRGGLKAGERFLVHGGSSGIGTTAIQLAHAFGARVFATAGSDDKCRACLDLGAERAINYRDEDFVKVMRSEGGADLILDMVGGDYIPRNVKALAEDGRLVQIAFLQGPVVELNFALMMVKRLTLTGSTLRPQSDLAKADIARDLREAVWPLLDAGRIAPVMDSEFDLGDAAAAHARMESSGHIGKIVLKVG; encoded by the coding sequence ATGTCCCAGCAGATGCGCGCGGTTGAAATCAGCAGGCCCGGCGGACCCGAGGTCTTGCAGCTGACCCAGCGCCCGCGGCCCGAACCGGGCCATGGCCAGGTGTTGATCAAGGTCGCCTATGCCGGCGTGAACCGGCCCGATGCATTGCAGCGGGCCGGGGCCTATGATCCGCCACCCGGCGCCAGCGACCTGCCCGGGCTGGAATGTTCGGGCGAGGTGGTCGCCGTGGGTCCCGGTGCCGAAGATGTCGCCGTGGGCGACAAGGTCTGCGCGCTGCTGCCCGGCGGTGGCTATGCCGACTATGTGGTCACGCCCGCCGCCCATTGCCTGCCGGTGCCACAAGGCATGGCCCTGCGCGAGGCGGCCTGCCTGCCCGAGACCTTCTTCACCGTCTGGTCCAATGTGTTTACCCGTGGCGGGCTCAAGGCGGGCGAGCGGTTTCTGGTGCATGGCGGGTCCAGCGGGATCGGCACCACCGCGATCCAGCTGGCGCATGCCTTTGGCGCACGGGTCTTTGCCACGGCCGGATCGGATGACAAATGCCGCGCCTGCCTTGACCTGGGCGCCGAGCGGGCGATCAACTATCGGGACGAGGATTTCGTCAAGGTGATGCGGTCCGAGGGTGGCGCCGACCTGATCCTCGACATGGTGGGCGGCGATTACATCCCGCGTAACGTCAAGGCGCTGGCCGAAGACGGGCGGTTGGTGCAGATCGCGTTCCTGCAAGGCCCCGTGGTCGAGCTGAACTTTGCCCTGATGATGGTCAAGCGGCTGACCCTGACCGGCAGCACCCTGCGCCCGCAAAGCGACCTGGCCAAGGCCGATATCGCGCGCGACCTGCGCGAGGCGGTCTGGCCGCTGCTCGACGCGGGGCGGATCGCACCGGTGATGGACAGCGAGTTCGATCTGGGCGACGCCGCTGCCGCCCATGCACGGATGGAAAGCTCGGGCCATATCGGCAAGATCGTTCTCAAGGTCGGCTGA
- the rpsU gene encoding 30S ribosomal protein S21, protein MQVSVRDNNVDQALRALKKKLQREGVFREMKLKQHFEKPSEKKAREKAEAIRRARKLARKKAQREGML, encoded by the coding sequence ATGCAGGTTAGTGTTCGCGACAACAACGTCGATCAGGCGCTTCGTGCCCTGAAGAAGAAGCTGCAGCGCGAAGGCGTTTTCCGTGAAATGAAGCTGAAGCAACATTTCGAGAAACCGTCCGAGAAAAAAGCGCGCGAGAAAGCTGAAGCGATCCGCCGTGCCCGCAAGCTGGCACGCAAGAAAGCACAGCGCGAAGGCATGCTCTAA
- a CDS encoding saccharopine dehydrogenase family protein, protein MRWNICVVGAGKIGQMIAALLKTSSNYSVTVADHDLAALAVLNRMGVATKQVDAKDEAGLAKALGGFDAVISAAPFFLTPIIAKAAKAAGAHYFDLTEDVAATNAVRALAEDSQTAFMPQCGLAPGFVGIAGAALAAEFDEIDSLHMRVGALPLYPTNALKYNLTWSTDGLINEYCNPCDAIVNGERVKTAPLEDYEILGHDGVEYECFNTSGGLGTLPETLDGKARSVSYRSIRYPGHRDILRLLLNDLGLERRRDLLKDIFETALPRTDQDVVLVYCTAKGRIGGQLREKSLINKSYSRVIDGQVWSAIQVTTAAGVLGVVDLMRAGTLPAKGFVRQEQVKFADFLETEFGRLYRAGDLTAQNKAA, encoded by the coding sequence ATGCGCTGGAACATTTGTGTCGTCGGGGCCGGGAAGATCGGTCAGATGATCGCCGCTTTGCTCAAGACTTCATCCAACTACTCGGTCACCGTGGCCGATCACGATCTGGCCGCGCTGGCGGTGCTGAACCGGATGGGTGTTGCCACCAAGCAGGTGGATGCCAAGGACGAAGCCGGGTTGGCCAAGGCGCTGGGCGGGTTCGATGCGGTGATTTCGGCCGCGCCCTTCTTTCTGACTCCGATCATCGCCAAGGCGGCCAAGGCCGCGGGCGCCCACTATTTTGACCTGACCGAGGATGTGGCCGCCACAAATGCGGTGCGCGCACTGGCCGAAGACAGCCAGACCGCCTTCATGCCGCAATGCGGTTTGGCACCGGGCTTTGTCGGTATCGCAGGGGCGGCGCTGGCGGCTGAGTTCGACGAGATCGACAGCCTGCATATGCGGGTGGGGGCGCTGCCGCTCTATCCGACCAATGCGCTGAAATACAACCTGACCTGGTCCACCGACGGGCTGATCAACGAGTATTGCAACCCCTGCGACGCCATCGTGAATGGAGAGCGGGTCAAGACCGCGCCGCTGGAGGATTACGAGATCCTCGGCCATGACGGGGTTGAATACGAATGCTTCAACACCTCGGGCGGGTTGGGCACGCTGCCCGAGACGCTGGATGGCAAGGCGCGCTCGGTCTCGTACCGCTCGATCCGCTATCCGGGGCACCGCGATATCCTGCGCCTGCTGCTGAACGATCTGGGGCTGGAGCGTCGCCGCGACCTGCTCAAGGACATTTTCGAAACTGCGCTGCCGCGCACCGATCAGGACGTGGTGCTGGTCTATTGCACCGCCAAAGGGCGGATCGGTGGCCAGCTGCGTGAAAAGAGCCTGATCAACAAGTCCTATTCCCGCGTCATCGACGGCCAGGTCTGGAGCGCGATCCAGGTCACCACCGCCGCCGGTGTGCTGGGCGTGGTCGACCTGATGCGTGCCGGAACGCTGCCCGCCAAGGGGTTCGTCCGGCAAGAGCAGGTCAAGTTCGCCGATTTCCTCGAAACCGAATTCGGCCGCCTTTATCGGGCGGGCGATCTGACCGCCCAAAACAAGGCCGCTTGA